One genomic region from Limibacillus halophilus encodes:
- a CDS encoding TRAP transporter small permease, with product MDSFIAGVRTISRICGVVSVLLLLAAVLAVCHLVIVRYILEASAIWQHEFVTFAVIGSTFIGSPYVLLTKGHVNVDLLPHYLGHRARMALALIAALLSLTFCAIVGYVGFELWLEALTNGWRAETVWSPPLWIPYLSIPLGLGLVALQYVADILALITGREAPFGMTAEAKGHE from the coding sequence ATGGATAGCTTCATCGCCGGAGTGCGAACGATTTCTCGAATATGTGGCGTTGTCTCGGTACTCCTGTTACTTGCAGCGGTGCTGGCAGTCTGCCATCTCGTGATCGTTCGCTACATCCTTGAGGCGTCGGCAATCTGGCAGCATGAGTTCGTTACATTTGCGGTGATTGGCTCCACGTTCATCGGCAGCCCTTATGTGCTGTTGACCAAGGGGCATGTGAATGTCGACTTGTTGCCACATTATCTTGGCCATCGTGCGCGCATGGCCCTGGCGTTGATTGCTGCCCTCCTATCCCTGACTTTCTGCGCGATCGTCGGATATGTCGGTTTCGAGCTTTGGCTGGAAGCTTTGACCAATGGTTGGCGAGCCGAGACCGTTTGGTCGCCGCCCCTGTGGATACCTTACCTGTCCATTCCCCTGGGGTTGGGACTGGTAGCTTTGCAATACGTTGCGGATATTCTGGCGCTGATCACTGGTCGTGAAGCGCCATTCGGCATGACAGCGGAGGCCAAAGGTCATGAGTGA